The genome window ACGATCAGTCCGACCTGGTGAACAAGGCAGTCAACACAGTCAGCAAGGCATTGCTGGAAGCGTTTGTGTTGATCGTGATTATTTTGATGCTGTTTCTGCTCAATCTGCGCGCCACTTTGTTGGTATTGATCTCGGTGCCCGTCTCCATCCTGCTGGCCTTGATGGTGATGGCGCAGTGGGGGGTGTCCGCCAACCTCATGTCGCTGGGTGGGCTGACCATCGCCATCGGCATGATGGTGGACGGCTCGGTGGTGATGATGGAGCACATCTTCCGCCACCTCACCACGCCGGATCGTGAGCATCACGCCCAGGCGCAGCAATTGGCCGCGGGTGAGGCACACCCGTATAACGCCGCCCAGGATCGCCACGGCATCGCCCTGCGCATCCGGCAGGCGGCGCGCGAAGTGGGGCGGCCGGTGTTCTTCGCGGTGATGATTATCATCATCGTCTTCGCACCGTTGTTCACCCTTGAAGGGGTGGAGGGCAAACTGTTTCAGCCCATGGCGATCTCGATCGTGCTGGCCATGCTCGCCTCGCTGCTGGTGGCCTTGATCGTGGTGCCGGCGCTGGCCACCTATCTGTTCAAAACCGGCGTGCGTGAGCGCCGCAATCTGCTGATGGAAAAGCTGGAGGCGCTTTACCGTCGTGCCCTGAACGGGGCGCTGAAGATGCGCGCCCTGGTGATCGGCACGGCGCTGGCGCTGTTCGTCGGTGCTTTGGCACTGGTGCCGTTTCTGGGCACGGAGTTCGTACCGGAGCTGGAAGAGGGTACGCTCAACATCCGTGTCACCCTGGCGCCGTCGGCCAGTCTCGATACTTCGCTCAAGGTGGCGCAGAAACTGGAGCAGCGTTTGATGACCATTCCCGAAGTCACCTACGCCTCCAGCCGTGTCGGTCGCGCCGAACTGGGCGGTGACCCGGAGCCGGTCTCCAATATCGAAATCTATGTCGGTCTGAAACCGACCGGGCAGTGGCGCAGCGCTGAAACGCGTGAAGGTTTGCAGGCGTTGATGGAGCAGAAGATGTCGGTCCACCCCGGTCTGCTGTTCACCTTCTCCCAACCCATCGCCACCCGTGTCGATGAACTGCTCTCGGGTGTCAAGGCGCAACTGGCCGTCAAACTGTTCGGCCCGGAGCTGGAGCAACTGGCCGACTACGGCAAACGCATCGAAGCGCTGGTGCGTGAGGTGGACGGCACCCGCGACGTGGAGATGGAACAAATCGCCGGAGAATCCCAACTGGTGGTACGTCCCGACCGCGACCGGTTGGCGCGTTACGGCATCCCGGTGGCCCAAGTGATGGAGGTGGTGGAGGATGCCATCGGCGGTCGTCAGGCCGGGCAAGTCATCAAGGGCAACGAACGTTACGACATCTATGTGCGTCTGGCCCAACAGCACCGTGACAGTGTGGAGGCGCTACGCGCCCTGATACTGCAGGCCGCCGACGGCGCCTGGGTACGACTGGGTGATGTGGCCAGTGTGGGCATTGAATCGGGCCCGCCGCAGATTCGCCGCGACGACGTGCAGCGCCGGGTGGTGATCCAGTCCAATGTCGAAGGGCGCGACATGGGCGGCCTGGTGGCCGAGTTGCGCCAACGCATCGATCGCGAAATCGAGCTGCCGCCGGGCTACAGCGTGGTCTTCGGCGGTCAGTTCGAAAACCAACAGCGCGCCCAGGCGCGCCTGATGATCGTGGTGCCGTTGTCGCTGGGGTTGATCTTCCTGCTGCTCTATTTTGCTTTCAACTCCGTCGGCCAGGCGCTGTTGATTATGCTCAACGTGCCGCTGGCGTTGATCGGCGGCATTGCTGCCTTGTTTGTTTCCGGACAATACCTCTCGGTACCCGGCTCCATCGGCTTTATCGCCCTGTTCGGCGTTGCCGTGCTCAACGGCGTGGTGATGGTCAATGCCATCAATCAACGGCTGGCGGGCGGCAGTGACCCACGCAATGCCGTGTTCGAAGGCGCTCTGTCACGGCTGCGGCCGGTGCTCATGACCGCCTCCATCGCGGCATTAGGGCTTATTCCCATGCTGTTGGCCAGCGGCGTGGGCTCGGAGGTGCAACGCCCCCTGGCCACGGTGGTGGTCGGCGGACTGTTGTCCTCGACACTGCTGACTTTGTTCGTGCTGCCCGTGCTCTATGCCGTTTTTTCGCGCGCTGTCACGTCATCTTCCAACGACAAATAATTGCAGGAGATTTATCATGAACACACGTTTGATCATGTTGGGCCTGCACGGTGGTGCTCCTCGGCATGCCGATCACCGGCATGGGCCAAGCACCCGTGCCAGTCACTGGTGTGACCATCGAAATCGAGGGCTCTCTGCTGGCGGTGCCGGAGGACATCCAGCTGCGGCGCACCGATCAGGTCATTGAGGTAACGGGCAAACTTAATCGTAGGCGGCACAACAACCAAGGCCTACGCGGCCACGTGGATGTGGAACTGGTGGTTGAAGCCGGTCGGATGATGAAGAGCGAAAGCGTGGCGAT of Candidatus Tenderia electrophaga contains these proteins:
- a CDS encoding cytochrome C peroxidase gives rise to the protein MLNRLIDLGVQNRLLVVLALLATLVGAVLVLPKLNLDAFPDVTNVQVQINTEARGLAAEEVEQLITFPIEAVMYALPDVEEVRSISKTGLSVITVVFEEGTDIYFARQLVFERLQAAREEIPAGIGTPEMGPNSSGLGQVFQYVLEAESGSQYDATALRSLNDWVVKLMLMPVEGVTEVLSFGGEVRQYQVQLQPQQLLAHGLDAHDVADAIEANNRNAGGWYLDRGEEQLVIRGVGWVRSGAAGLRDIGNVPLKTVDGTAVRVADVATVEFGPEIRQGAVTMTRRAADGNPEPMGEVVAGVVLKRMGANTQATIEGIKQRLPAIQQALPDGVKLDAFYDQSDLVNKAVNTVSKALLEAFVLIVIILMLFLLNLRATLLVLISVPVSILLALMVMAQWGVSANLMSLGGLTIAIGMMVDGSVVMMEHIFRHLTTPDREHHAQAQQLAAGEAHPYNAAQDRHGIALRIRQAAREVGRPVFFAVMIIIIVFAPLFTLEGVEGKLFQPMAISIVLAMLASLLVALIVVPALATYLFKTGVRERRNLLMEKLEALYRRALNGALKMRALVIGTALALFVGALALVPFLGTEFVPELEEGTLNIRVTLAPSASLDTSLKVAQKLEQRLMTIPEVTYASSRVGRAELGGDPEPVSNIEIYVGLKPTGQWRSAETREGLQALMEQKMSVHPGLLFTFSQPIATRVDELLSGVKAQLAVKLFGPELEQLADYGKRIEALVREVDGTRDVEMEQIAGESQLVVRPDRDRLARYGIPVAQVMEVVEDAIGGRQAGQVIKGNERYDIYVRLAQQHRDSVEALRALILQAADGAWVRLGDVASVGIESGPPQIRRDDVQRRVVIQSNVEGRDMGGLVAELRQRIDREIELPPGYSVVFGGQFENQQRAQARLMIVVPLSLGLIFLLLYFAFNSVGQALLIMLNVPLALIGGIAALFVSGQYLSVPGSIGFIALFGVAVLNGVVMVNAINQRLAGGSDPRNAVFEGALSRLRPVLMTASIAALGLIPMLLASGVGSEVQRPLATVVVGGLLSSTLLTLFVLPVLYAVFSRAVTSSSNDK